Genomic window (Opitutales bacterium):
TTGGGTAACATTTACACCCGCATTCAAAACCCGACCACTGACGTGCTGGAAACACGGATTGCAGCTCTCGAAGGTGGGGTTGCATCGCTCGCACACAGTTCCGGACAAGCAGCGATCACAAACGCTATTCTCAACATTTGCGAAGCGGGCGATCACATGATCTCTGTTTCCCAACTCTACGGCGGCACTTACAACCTCTTCCACTATACGCTTCCCAAGCTCGGCATTGAGGTATCGTTCGTCGACGCTGATGACCCCGAGGCTTTCAAACAAGCGCTCAAGCCCAATACAAAACTCATCTTCGGCGAAGGCTTGGGAAATCCGCGTCTGAATATTTTTCCATTCGAAGAGGTAGGAACCATCGCCAAAGAGGCCGACATCCCTCTTATTATAGATAACACGGCGCTCTCTCCTTACCTCAACCGCCCCCTAGAATGGGGAGCCAATGTCGTCGTCCACTCGACCACAAAATATATTGGCGGCCATGGTGTTGCCATTGGCGGCATCGTCACCGACGGGGGTAATTTCAATTGGGGTAATGGCAAATTCCCAGGCTTCACCGAGCCCGATCAGAGCTACCACGGTTTAGTTCATTGGGACGCCTTCCAAGCTTTCCCACCCGCAGGCGGCGCCAATGTGGCTTACATTCTTAAAATGCGCCTCCAGTATATGCGCGACACCGGTGCTTGCCCGGCACCGATGAATACCTGGCTCACCCTTCAAGGCGTCGAAACCCTTCATCTGCGTATGGAACGCATCTGCCACAACGCCCTCGAAGTCGCCAAATTCCTAGAGAGTCACGACCAGGTTGACTGGGTCAATTACCCCGGACTTCCTTCCAGCAACTACCATGCTGCAGCTAAGAAGTATTTATCTGGCGGCTTTGGTGGCCTCGTCGGATTCGGAGTCAAAGGCGGCATGGATGCAGGGAAACAGTTTATAGAGAAACTGAATCTCTTCAGCCATCTTGCCAACATCGGCGACGCCAAGTCCCTCGCCATCCACCCGGCATCGACTACCCACTCTCAACTGACCTCACAAGAGCAGCAAGACAGTGGTGTGACTGCGGACTATATCCGTCTCTCCCTCGGGATTGAAGACACTGCTGATCTGATTGCCGATCTCGAAGCAGCATTGGCTTAGAGGCGGGATCAATCTCCATTGCCTGTTTAGCATCTCTACCTAAACGAAGCGGCAATCGCTTTCGCGATCACGCATAATCACCTAATAGACTGGAGGACGGTGCTTCGTCGCCGCCGTAGGCGTGTTGGGAATTCTTCTCCGCAGATCTATCCGCAAAATTCTTTAACCCAAAGAAAGCGTCTCCAGCTTCTGCAGCCGTCTATCCAAATCCCTTGGATAGACTGTCAGGCCAGGTAGGTCTTCCAGGCATACCCAACGGTGCCCCAATTGATCTTCATCTAGATTTAGGGCAACCTTCTTGGTTTCGTCTACGATACGCGCTGCATAAAACAGCTCTACTTGGTGAAAGCCCGGATCGAGCTGACTGTGCGGTTCGCGATCCTGGATTACTTCGCGCTCGAATAGCAGTCGGCCCGGTTCGATCGTCAGGCCGCATTCTTCTTCGATTTCTCGAACCAACGCCTCAGCCAAAGTTTCGTTGTGTTCCACGCCGCCCCCAGGGGTCATATACCAGTAGCCGTCTTTTCCGCTGTGTTCGTTCAGTAAAATATGGCCGTCCCGGATCAACATGGCACGCACACTGAGTCTTATTGGAGAAGGCATCTTCATGATTGGAACAGTCGACACAAAAAAGGCGACACCGCAGCGTCGCCCTTGAATATTTGAGTAAGAAAAAACTCAGAGTGCCTCGGCGATCATTTCGCGCAGCGTTACCATGTCCTTGCCAAAGGCTCGAATACCCTCGCTCAATTTCTCGGTAGCCATCTGATCTTCGTTCATCATCCAGCGGAAGGTCCTCTCGTCCATGTCGATCTTTTCGATATCCGAAGCTTTCGCGTCCTCGACATTCAATTTAGCTGCGACCGGTCCATCCATCTTCGAGAGCTCATCGAGCAGCTTGGTATTGATCGTCAGTAAATCACATCCAGCCAATTCCAGGATTTCACCGCTGTTGCGGAAGCTCGCTCCCATCACCTCGGTATCATAACCAAACTTTTTGTAGTAGTTATAGATGGACTTTACACTGACAACACCCGGATCAGTTTCCGCAGTATAAGTCTCACCAGTAGCTGCCTTATACCAGTCGAGGATGCGTCCAACAAATGGTGAGATCAGCTTAGAACCCGCTTCGGCACAGCCGATGGCCTGAGCGAGTGAAAACAATAGAGTCATGTTACAATCGATGCCTTCCTTCTGCAGGATGCGAGAAGCTTCGATTTCCTCCCATGTCGATGCGATTTTTATAAGGACCCGCTCCTTGCCGATCCCGGCTTGGGCATACAGGTCAATCAATTCGCGAGCTTTCTTGACAGTGCCCTCGACATCAAAGGACAAACGCGCATCTACCTCCGTCGAAACACGACCTGGGACGACCTTCAAGATTTCAGTCCCAAAAGCTATGAGCGTGCGGTCGATGACCGCATCGATCAAAACGTCGCCCGTGGCAGTGCCCTTGAGGTCAGCAATTGCTTGGTCGAGTATCGGACGGTAGGCGTCCTGTTGAACCGCCTTTAAAATGAGAGTCGGGTTCGTTGTCGCGTCTTGAGGCGCGTATTCCTTGATCATCTCAAAATCCCCGGTATCAGCCACCACGGTGGTGTGCTGTTTCAGGAGTTCGAGAGCGCTTTGGGCGGTTGCAGTTTCCATAATCGATAGTGCGGTTTTTGGGTTAAAAAATTGGAGCTGTGTTTAACCGTCTCGGGAAAATCTGTCGAAGACAAGCACAGCAAGGAGAAGTTAATTTTGTTCTTCCGATGAACGATTCTGATCGATCGCCAACGCAATAGATGCCCAAACCCAGCCAATCAACATGATTAGCCCACCGATCGGAGTGATCGGACCGAGCCAGCGCGGCCCCTCTAGTGCAAGTCCATATAGCGAGGACGAGAAGATGACGCTGCCCCACAACCAACACAGCATAGGCCCATTTTTTCGGCCCGATAGCATCCATGAGAGAGCGGCCACAGCGTGCGTCAGTTGATAAAAAGTGGCTGTTTCCCACGTATCCTTTGTCCCAGCTTCGTTTAAAAACTCCTCGAGTGCATGCGCCCCGAAAGCACCCAGAGCCACGCTGGCAGCACCCCATAATCCTAGTAATAGCCCGTATTTGTTCACGTTTTTGGTTGTTGAATTAACAATTAAATGAATGACACAGCTACGATAGTTAGGCAACGACTGTAAAAATATGCTTGATTCTCTTGTCGACGGTTTCCAATTTGCTGCGCTGAGACTGGGCTATCACCTAGTTTTAGCAAACACACACTACACAAACTACAATGA
Coding sequences:
- a CDS encoding PLP-dependent transferase, whose amino-acid sequence is MPDTPTPQGLGTRALHAGQAPDPTTNSRAVPIYQTTSYVFNDTEHAANLFALKELGNIYTRIQNPTTDVLETRIAALEGGVASLAHSSGQAAITNAILNICEAGDHMISVSQLYGGTYNLFHYTLPKLGIEVSFVDADDPEAFKQALKPNTKLIFGEGLGNPRLNIFPFEEVGTIAKEADIPLIIDNTALSPYLNRPLEWGANVVVHSTTKYIGGHGVAIGGIVTDGGNFNWGNGKFPGFTEPDQSYHGLVHWDAFQAFPPAGGANVAYILKMRLQYMRDTGACPAPMNTWLTLQGVETLHLRMERICHNALEVAKFLESHDQVDWVNYPGLPSSNYHAAAKKYLSGGFGGLVGFGVKGGMDAGKQFIEKLNLFSHLANIGDAKSLAIHPASTTHSQLTSQEQQDSGVTADYIRLSLGIEDTADLIADLEAALA
- a CDS encoding NUDIX domain-containing protein; the encoded protein is MKMPSPIRLSVRAMLIRDGHILLNEHSGKDGYWYMTPGGGVEHNETLAEALVREIEEECGLTIEPGRLLFEREVIQDREPHSQLDPGFHQVELFYAARIVDETKKVALNLDEDQLGHRWVCLEDLPGLTVYPRDLDRRLQKLETLSLG
- the tal gene encoding transaldolase, which encodes METATAQSALELLKQHTTVVADTGDFEMIKEYAPQDATTNPTLILKAVQQDAYRPILDQAIADLKGTATGDVLIDAVIDRTLIAFGTEILKVVPGRVSTEVDARLSFDVEGTVKKARELIDLYAQAGIGKERVLIKIASTWEEIEASRILQKEGIDCNMTLLFSLAQAIGCAEAGSKLISPFVGRILDWYKAATGETYTAETDPGVVSVKSIYNYYKKFGYDTEVMGASFRNSGEILELAGCDLLTINTKLLDELSKMDGPVAAKLNVEDAKASDIEKIDMDERTFRWMMNEDQMATEKLSEGIRAFGKDMVTLREMIAEAL
- a CDS encoding DUF423 domain-containing protein gives rise to the protein MALGAFGAHALEEFLNEAGTKDTWETATFYQLTHAVAALSWMLSGRKNGPMLCWLWGSVIFSSSLYGLALEGPRWLGPITPIGGLIMLIGWVWASIALAIDQNRSSEEQN